The genomic DNA GTGGAACGGGAGGCCTGGACAATGCTGGAGGCGGCCGGTCTGGACCCCGAATACACGGAAGTGCGCCGGCGGGGGGACCTGGAGACTGTGACCGATCTCCAGGGGCCCCGGGTCCTGCTCGCCGCGGCGCACTTGGGGGGAACTCGTTTGATCGATAACCTGGAATTCGGATCGCCTGATAGAACGCTGGAGGATAGCGGGTCATGCAGGTAACGCTGCTCAAGAGCAAGATCCATCGCGCCACAGTTACCGATGCGGATCTGGAGTACGAAGGCAGCTGCGCTATCGACGCCGATCTGCTGGATGCCAGTGGGCTGTGCGAGTATGAAAGAATCGAGATATACAACATTACCAACGGCGAGCGGTTCGCCACCTACGCGATCCGCGGCGAGCGGGGCTCGGGGGTCATCTCCATGAACGGAGCCGCGGCCCACAAGGCCTCCGTGGGGGACCTGGTAATACTTTGCGCATATGCCGGCATGGCGATGGAAGAGGCCCGGGAGCACGAGCCCCGGATCGTATGGGTGGACGGAGAGAATCGGATCCGCAAGACCCAGGGCAATCCGGAGCAGGCTGCCTGAGGCATCGCCGACTTTCCATCGAGCCGGCCACGGGAGATGGATAGGCCTCGATGAATAGCGCCGAATGCCTGGTCACGTGTCTGGAAAACGAAAATACGCGGTTCGTCTTCGGCTTGCCCGGTGAGGAGACCCTCGCCGTGTACGAGGCGCTCCGGGAAAGCTCCATCCGGGTGGTTACCTGCCGCCACGAGCAGGGGGCGGCCTTCATGGCCGATGTCTATGGCCGCCTCACGGGGGACCCGGGTGTCTGCCTCTCCACACTGGGCCCCGGGGCCACCAATCTGATCACCGGTGTGGCCGATGCGGACCTCGACCGGGCCCCCCTGGTGGCCATTACCGGCCAAGCCAGCCTGGACCGGACCCACAAGGAGTCTCATCAGTACCTGGATCTGGTTTCGCTGTTCCAGCCCATCACGAAATGGAACGCCCAGATCAAGCGGGGCGAAGTTGTCCCGGAGATGGTCCGCCACGCCTTCCGGGAGGCCTCCCTGGAGAAGCCCGGCGCCACCCACCTCGACCTTCCGGAGGATGTCGCGGATTCCCCGGTTCGGGCCGACGCCACTCCCTTGCCCTCCCAGCCGCTGCCTAAGCCCGAGCCGCCCATGCCGGAGCTGGAGCAGGCGGCGGACTTCCTCTCCCGCAGCCGCAACGCGTTGATACTGGCCGGCAATGGCGTGATCCGCGCCGGTGCCTCCAACGCCCTGCGCTATTTCGCCCGCAGCCTGAACATTCCCGTGGCCCATACCTTCATGGCCAAGGGTGTCTTTCCCTACAACGATCCCCTGGCCATCATGACCGCGGGCATCCAGGCCCGGGACTACGTGGCCTGCGGATTCGAGGCCGCGGACGCCATTGTGTGCGTGGGCTACGACGCCACCGAATATGCACCCAAGAGCTGGAATCCGAACCGCGAGAAGCCCATCCTGCATATCGCGCAGACGCCGGCGGAGCTGGATTCCCACTACACCACCGAAGTGGAGGTGGTGGGGGACCTGGAGAGCGCACTGAATTACCTGGCGGAAGCGGTGGCTCCCCGCGCTGACAATATCATTCCCCAGCTCCACGATCCGGTCATGCGCGAGCTGCGCGCCTACAACGAAGACACTTCGGTGCCCTTCAAGCCGCAGCGGGTGCTCTGGGACCTGCACCGGGTCCTGGACCCGCGCGATATCGTGGTTTCCGACGTGGGGGCCCACAAGGTATGGGTGGCCCGCATGTTCCCGTCCTCGGTGCCCAATACCTGCCTGATCAGCAACGGCTTCGCCTCCATGGGCATCGCTCTGCCGGGGGCCATCGCCGCCAAGCTTACTCGCCCGGAGCGTCGGGTTGTGGCTGTGGCCGGGGATGGCGGCGCCTTGATGAACATCCAAGAGATGGAAACCGCCGTGCGCCTGGGCACGCCCTTCGTTCTGCTGGTGTTC from Thiohalorhabdus sp. Cl-TMA includes the following:
- the panD gene encoding aspartate 1-decarboxylase, whose translation is MQVTLLKSKIHRATVTDADLEYEGSCAIDADLLDASGLCEYERIEIYNITNGERFATYAIRGERGSGVISMNGAAAHKASVGDLVILCAYAGMAMEEAREHEPRIVWVDGENRIRKTQGNPEQAA
- a CDS encoding acetolactate synthase large subunit, with the translated sequence MNSAECLVTCLENENTRFVFGLPGEETLAVYEALRESSIRVVTCRHEQGAAFMADVYGRLTGDPGVCLSTLGPGATNLITGVADADLDRAPLVAITGQASLDRTHKESHQYLDLVSLFQPITKWNAQIKRGEVVPEMVRHAFREASLEKPGATHLDLPEDVADSPVRADATPLPSQPLPKPEPPMPELEQAADFLSRSRNALILAGNGVIRAGASNALRYFARSLNIPVAHTFMAKGVFPYNDPLAIMTAGIQARDYVACGFEAADAIVCVGYDATEYAPKSWNPNREKPILHIAQTPAELDSHYTTEVEVVGDLESALNYLAEAVAPRADNIIPQLHDPVMRELRAYNEDTSVPFKPQRVLWDLHRVLDPRDIVVSDVGAHKVWVARMFPSSVPNTCLISNGFASMGIALPGAIAAKLTRPERRVVAVAGDGGALMNIQEMETAVRLGTPFVLLVFTDGQYGLIEWKQQRRYGHSTEVGFGNPDWVRLAESFGAYGARVQASEELRPALEWAVNQDRPVVLEVPVDARENLKLTEHLGDLVCPI